The Pseudopipra pipra isolate bDixPip1 chromosome Z, bDixPip1.hap1, whole genome shotgun sequence nucleotide sequence CAAAACCCAGGCTGTGGTGTCCCTGCTGCAGTTGTGCCCTCACACAGCCTGATGGTCCAGGAAATTGTTTAGATTTGCGGCTGTCCAGAGTACATTTCTACTTCCTCCTTGATAAAAGctttcatcatcatcctgtGTGTCAGCTGATCCACTGACTAATCTTTTCACTTcttctacttttcttttttgtaggATTATTAGTTTTCAGTAGGAAAAGAACTTCAGACTACAACTTCTCTTAAGCTACTTTAAAATCCTGTGTGCTGTGCACCCAAAAAAAGCCCCAGACAACTACTTGACCACAATAACACTGAAAGAGAACTTACCCATATTTCTagacaaaagctttttttaatcaaagtaCTGTATAAATAGTCTTGAAATTTTTTGGTTGTACAGCAACTGACATAGGAGAAACataaacagcaagaaaagagtCATTTTGGAAGGTGCCCACACAATGCAGTGATGCCTACCgtatctgttttttaaaacttaactAAGCAACACAATATAAAGTACCTCCAATCACACATTTAGTTACTACATATTTGAAATTTATATCCCATCATTGGGTAACACTAATTGCATGCACTTTTCTAGCTCACCCCATAACTTTGTATCCAGAGAACTGTGAAAAGATGCAGCAGGTCCCAAATAATTCCTGGCATCTGTAGGCAAATACTGTGAATTCTACTTCAACAGGAACATATTTATGAATATTGCTGCCTGCATTACTAATGTGGTGAGCAAAGAGCCAGGAACCACACTACCTTGCTAAGCACAGCTGATTATGAACAACAGTGAACCTGTACACTTCGTGATGTTCAGCAATAGAAGGGATGATCAAGTCTCAGGTGGTAGATTAACTGTAATAGGTTAAAATACAAGTTGACTACTCAAATCATGATTCAAAGCTTTTTTGACGAATAATGTTGCCCAATCCCCTATGCAAACAAAACAATCAGACCACATtcatatattaatttttatttccccatACAACATTCACAGGGtctgctttttctcttattcaaactaaactttttttccccacccccaAACTAAAGAACTGACATTTCAGGacatgaaaaaaagttttgtaaACAGAAAACATCCAACGCATAGCCGAAACCCAGAGGCTTTAGCAATTAAAAACACAGTTATATCCCCTTTAACGCAAGGTGTTTACTTGAGTATCACACCATTAACCAAAGTGTTCATATATTAAAAAGGTGCAGCTTTAACCAAAAGTCACAATGCACTTCCTCACCCACTGCGTGTTAGCATGTGTGTTTTATTATATCCTATTCagtcagttattttaaaaactatataCAGCTATgtttaaatgtgtatttgtgcCATGTTTTtaacaacacaaaaataaaggcatttttaaGCTATTGCTGCATATCAAGCAGCAGGATACCAGAGCATTGGTTCACACACCTAACTTCAATGCAAAGGTCAAGTCCACTAAGCCTCTGCAGTGGGAGTAATATTGAGCTGAACAGTCCCACTTCACACATTCAAACATtgtgaaagaataaaaagacaTGTATGCGATGGCTGACCATCACCAGTTCTATACCATTGTTTACCAATTTTGCCAGCACACAGAACAactcagtggaaaaaaaaaacccaacacgTTTCAAGCTTTAATACAAATGCTTTTGTTGTGGTTAAAGCTACATAACTAATATTCAAACTCCAGAAGATAACAGTGAACATCATCGAAACTAAATCACGTTTTCATTTGACACTTGCACCTAGAGCGTACCACTTGCTTCATTATTGTGTGCAATGCAGAACAAGAAGTACTGAACATCAGCTGCTGAAACACAAGAATAAAGCATATAGGTACAACCAAGAATGTTGTGTGCAGGCACAGACTTGTATCACAAGACAAGAGCAGACTCTTGTTTTCTCATGTTAGTGAGTATATTTCTGGGAAACCTGAATCCCAAAATGGGACTGCAGTATTTAAAATTCAGTACAGGAGAGCAAAACTTCACGTGTAACCCTGAATTTTACCTACATTAACTTCTGAATACCTCTTGAGCTGTTTgaggttttccttctgtttctaaAAGAGCAGTCGTTCAGTTCATAACAGAGTACGgccacttttattttcttcagccaTGACAAGATTTTAAAGTCAAGTCATCTTAGATCATTTTTTCAGACTGTTCAAGTGTCACCTGAATATGTAATTTCAAATTTCTGCTAGCAATAATACAGGCAACTAATAAGGGTTTAGCACTCTTTCTCTGCTCGCCGAGAACTTGTTCAAGAAGCATCTTTTGATTTAGCTAGTAATTcatgacagatttttttactttagtTTAGTTTGTGTGCATTTAAGAATTGATTGGTCTACTTATTCCTCCAGAACCATTTGAAGGAGTTTAGCCTTACTCTGACCAGCTCAACTTAAACTATGGGTACAAACATACATTTACTACCTTCCACGACCAAATAAAACAGGACTTTACAGTACCTAAGCTACTGAAGACATGAGCAGTGGAAACAATGTAACTCTAactctacaaaaaaaaatcacctgaaatatttagaatatttCCTGACCATTAGCAAAAAGGAGTGGGAATTAGACACATGAGGCCATCATGTCTCTGTACACCACACAGAGGAAAATTTACAGCACTTGCACTATGCAGAATCAATATCAAATTGCCCtcttaacaggaaaaaaatttagtaAAAAGCTTTTTATGTGCCTAACAGAATACAGCCTCGTCCAGTGCTCATGCTGTGCTGCTTAACAGACCAAACTACTTCTGGTCTTTaatctgaaaagcagcagccgTATATTTGAGTACAGAAACTGTACAGTTTCAGTGACAAAGTTACAAGACTCCCTACTCTATTGCATGTTGTTTAAATAAACTTggaaatttggattttttttgtatacAGAAGTGGATTTCCTGAGTAGTCTCAGCTTAAAATTTCTTTAGTAAAACactgtaaaagagaaaatgcatttattttattacagaagAATGTATGTTTAAGCAATCATAATCAAGTATAAAATGGAGCAAATTCTGAAGATGGAGACTTTCCAGGCTGATGGAAGAATTTGCATTACAATGCAGTGCCAATCTTTCGACAATTTTACAAAAAAGCAAGGGGTAccactgcattatttttttaacagcaaatCAGAACAGTGCACTACAGTTcatcatattttcttctttaaaatccAAGACATTCAgcctgaaaattaaaatcaaatcaaattttCACATGTATCATCTCTCAGACACTAGACTGTTGGGTTACTTATAAATGTTATACTGCTGATTGTTAATCTTACtggtaaaaatcaaatttttatcAGACAGATAAAAATCTGTCTGGATTAATATCAGTAGAAATAAAGAGAAGCTGAACATTGCCAGATATTTTAGTATAGGAATCAAAAACACTGAAGTTCCAaagtatctttaaaaatatttcaaatcatGTGTCCCTTTCCTAAGTTTTTGGGGCTGTTTGTGATTTTTAAGAGATGAGGGGTATACACATTTGAATGTTGCATATATTCAGATCCTTTGCACTTACAATTAATTGGAGAACCATTAATCTTTAGAGATGAGTAACACACAATGAACCACTGCTAGTTACGATCCAACACGGGTTGTTGTGGTTCTTTTATCCGAGAAGAAGCTTTTAAGGAGAAATACCTGCCCAATACTAACAACAAGAAGAATGATTGCTTCCCCTATTGACCAGTAGGCCACCCTTGTGTTCaaatcctctgctctgctgcgGCCCTGCGCTTCCCTCAGGCGGAAATGAGTCTGATAGTCGATGACAGACTTCAAAGCTTCATGAATTGAAACACACGCAGACTCCATCTGGAGAAACAAATACACACCATGGAATTAAGAACCCTGCAGTGGTTTTGTGCTTTGATACTTAAAATTAGGAGTCATGTAACTTTGCAAGCTAAGGATTAACTCAGTCCAATGTCAGACTAAATAGTGCAAATATAGAAAAATTTAACTTATGTTGATCAAACTTTACACACAAGAATGTGACACTGCTAAGTACAGAAGCAGGTAAAATTGCAATCTAATAAAAAGCAAGTCTCTGAGAATGGttaaacaaattttaaattcatATGTATTTGGGTTCAAAATGAACatcaaaaacatttcagaaatgtcaGTGATCCCCCAGCTTTTAATTCCACAGGAAAAGAAGCAGTTGCTTATAACATTAAATGCACACAGTAAACATTGAATGCTTCTGTTTCACAAGTACGACATTCTTCATTGCTTAATTCTCACTCAAGTTGTACAGCGTCTGTTCTGTTGTCAAGAGACCATTCTCTTACTCATGTATACAAAAAGTGGTTAGAGAAGGCCAATTGTGACCTTTAAGTGCTCCCAAATGCTCCATAACATACTCATATAAAAATACCTAGCAACTTGCCCAATTCcactgtaatttttcatttaaaaagtattaCCAGTTTTCCAAGCCCTAGATAATTTTTATATAgaccttttccattttcagttttatcttCTGTAAGTAAAAGTATTCCTCAAGAGATTAATCAATAGATCCTCAAAATACTTAATTTCTAGTAACAATTTAGGTTTCTGTTTTATGGTTAAGAAtaagtatttctgaaaatcaaacagcataaattattataaaaggCAATACCTAACACCCTCAAAGAACAACTCTCGGTCACTTCTATCTGCGTCTAACTGTATTTTCAAGCTGATGACTTTCAAGACACGTCTCAACAAGTCTAAGATACTCTTCTCAACAAAATTCAGGAAGAGTTTTTCTAAACTAAGTTTTGCCATTGGTCTCACTGATACATTGTATAAATCTCCTAATTTGCATAAGGGATTTAAACACAAAGTCACTCTGGTTTTAGGGATTTACCTTCAACTCTCCCCATGAAAGGCTGCCCAAATTTGACCACACTACAAGCCTGAAGAGAACTGCAAAAAGAACTTTCtcaaaaaagaaggaaaagagatggAGAGATCCAGTATCAAGAATCAGAACACACAGAACGAAGCAGTGCAGAAAAGTGACAAGAAGGAAGAGGCATGAGCTGTAACTGAATTCACAGCAAGTCACCTACTTGTTACAAACCTCAGTTACTGAAGCCTTGTGTGATGTGAATTCAAATCAGACTGGTATTTGGGAAGTGGTATTACTACTGTTGAGTTTAGACTAGCACAACAGTGACCATATCCAGCATTCTTTAATTGCTGCTTAAAGTGAGGTTTGGTGATGGTTATAATATAAGGACGTGTAGGAATTCCTTAAGTGTTCCAAAGGAAGTTTTGATATATCTAGATTGTGTAGAGGTGGTACAAAACTGCCAAATTCTGAGAATATAGTAACAATGATGCTCTGACATTTTGTAGTCTTATAAAAGTCATATATCTAGAAGCCAGCTAAATACAGATGACTTTagtaatttgtttattttgcttctccattttaaaaatggtaGTTACACGAGTACTCCTCCCCAAAAAACTCTTactattttaaatacagaaacaaTTCCCAGAGTTTCTCCAAAATCTTGAAATTTTGGAAACCCTATTCCACACCAATATCTAGTTTGCAAAACCCACATTTCAAGAGGCACAAAACTGTGGCATTAAAAAGAAGTTCCCTTAGaaacttaaaaaaccccaaccaactaaccaaaacaacaccaaaaaaaaccccaaaccccaaacaatagTGGCCTTAAGTTTATGTTACTGTCCTAACTTCCTCTTAAGCACTTAGCAATCCCTTCTGAGCTCCATCCTGTGTTCTATAAATCTTATCTTTACAAAGAAAGCTTATCTGTAGTAATTTGGAATATTTTAAGAGCTCCaatccatttattttcaaaagtgatGTAGGTATCCAATGCAGctgaacttggaaaaaaaattgtctccACCTAAAAACTTCTGTCAAACACAACAGCATTTTACCTGGGTAAGTGCAGTTACTCTGTTCTCACTAGGAAACAGTGGCGGATCTTCTCCAACTTGGAAATCAAAGTACACAGTTTTGTGTGTGAAAGTAGAGAACTCATTGCTGAAGCAGAATTTGTATGTTCCGTTTCTGGATGCAGTAAATGTGAAGCTATCATATTGTTTCTTCATCTCTTTGTACAATACAACACCATCAGGATCTTCCAGCCGACAGTCAACATCGTAATGACCTCCAGTGATCACCTGAGAACACAAACCAAGATATGGTCTCTTTAGCAAAATGGATATTTATGCATTTCTTCTAAGAAGTATCATCTGTCAAGTGGCACTGCAAAGCTTTTTGCTTTGACAGGTGCTTTACCAATATAATGCATTAATCTGAAAAACTTTCAAAGCAAGtctgcaaaattattttcctatggaagacacacagaaaataataaaaaatgctttAGGTTCAGCATATGTAATGTCAACTGAATTTTCAAACCCTTCGGAGAGCAATTTTAGTTACTTTGTTATAAATGACAACAGCAAAGGCTACAGTAGATGAAGCTCAATGGGACTGCAAAGACATTACTGTAACAAGTCAATCATTTGCTGTATAAACAAGTCGTCCATGGAATCAGTTCATCTGTCTGAGACTGCTAACATGCAGTAAGACATCTCCTTTCTGTGTGGCCAGAAGAGTACCTGCCCAACTGTATCAGCTGCCTTAAACTGCAGGGATGGTGTTCAACCAGTAAAACATGAATTTCAATCTGTCCAGTcttcctgcctgctcctcaGCAGAGAAATGTTCTGGGggtcctgctgcctccttcccgcacagttggacacagcagTGCTTCCAAAAACCAGCATATCCAGATAATGCCTTCAAGTGACTCAAAACCTCACGGTCGCAAGGGTTTGTTTGAGGCTTTGATTATTGTTGGTGTACAGAGTATTGCTACCTGGATTCTACAGAAAGACTGTAGGGAGTTTAGGTATTCACAACTTGGTGTTCTGATGACTCTTACAGTAGCAGTTTTACACTTTATCCTTTCCAGAAATTTTTACCTTTAAGATAAAGCATACTGAAAGAGGAAGAGACTTATATCTAAAGGCATATTCATTTTATATGTGTGCAGaaatcactgaaatattttagtatCTGTGTATATGCACTTCACTCCACTCCACTGAGCATTGTTTAAACTCTCATCAGTTTACTGATGAGTTAttaaagttattaaaataatgacTTTAATGATACAATTGAAACAACaaactggagcagcagctcctccacaaAGATGAAGTTGGCAAGCAATAACATAGCTCTTCATTTCAGAAATACAATCTCCAACTTGACCAGGGTGTGCTTTTTACCAATTACATGAAAGTCACTTGCATTCAGCTAGATCACCCTGAAAGTGTCAGTTTACATCGAGGTGGTAAAGACTGGCCAGAGCTTTGAAGTTGCCCTAGGATTCCTTCCCACAGAGCTTGCCTGTGCCTCCTGTCGGCCCTTAAGACACACTGTCAAAGGACATTCACACAGCACTTTAGTCTACCAGTGGCTAGTCAAATCCAGACTTTTCTTTTATCGATGCTACTCCTGTTCTGGGCACCAAAAAAAATGGCAAGAGCAGGCTGATCTGCACAGTGATATCCAATTCAAAACTGCAGGGAAAGTACTGCACATAAAAGACTTCATGGAAGAAACAAGCAGGGACAAGAAGCACTTGGGCAGGGAAAAAGATACCTAGGAGCTAGAACACATAAGACAGAGTAACAAGAACCAATATATGGCAGcaactgagaaagaaaaaaaatgcagaacttCAACAAGAATAGTCAGCCTATAGAATCACACAGCCCCTTCAAAACCCCTCAAAGGTAACTGTGATTTCTGTCATCAAGgactatttttctttcatgctgCTGCTTTACTGTGACTTCATCAGCTAAAGTGCCAGACTGAAAGGCTCCAACCCCGCAGATACACTCACAGGCATCAAAACAGTGATGCTGTACCGCATCCTTGTCCCATCGCCCTTTTACTGTTTACTACGTAACCCCAATCTGAACTGTGCTCTGAAATACGAAGCATCAGCTCTTAAGATGTACTGTGCTGATCCCGTCGGTGCTTCGTAAACCACAAGGGAATTACTTTCACAGCACCTTGTGGGTCAGGTGTGCTTTAGGTATTCTCCGCGCTGTTGGGGCGGGACACGACACGGCAGCGACCAGGGCAAAGACACCGCCAGTTTTCAGAGCCAGCTCTGCGTGTCCCACTCAGCCCTGCACTACACTGACGCCTCCTCGCCGCAGCTGAGCTGGAAACTCCTCACTGGATCCAAATAATCCCTAAATGCCGGAGCCGAGTGGGAGCTCCCGGCAGTGGCCCCTGCTCGGGGCCGCGCCCAGCGGGGCCAGCGCGGCGCCCGCGCCCGGGGCGGCGCCTCCCGGCCGGGTACCTGGAACTCGAGGGTGCACTTGGTGCCCTGGGCGATCTCCTCGTAGAAGCACTGCTTGGCGTTGTCGGGCAGCTCGAAGGTGATCTCGGAGGCCTGCGCCACGCAGGCCGCCAGCGCCGCCACCAGCAGCAAGGgcggcagcggcccccgggAGCCCCGCGGCGGCATCGCCTGGCGAAGGGGGACGCGAGGGGGGCGCGGAGGGGCgagggggctgcgggggcggcTGGGGCTGCGGGGCTGCGGGCGGGACGCGGCGTGGCCGAGGGGCCCAGGCGGGACGCACAGCTGCCACCCGGAAGCGCCCGCGCGGCCGCGCCGCCTTCACGGAGCGGTTCCGGGATGTGCGGACGTGTGTCCGGCGGGAAAGGGGCGGGAAAGGGGCGGGAAAGGGGGCCGGCACGGTTCTGACGTGTCGCAGCTGGCTgcttgctgcctgtgctgcGCGGGTGCCCGCGGGTTAAATTGTTCCGAGGGTCCCACCTGGGGCGACCTAAAGCTGGGAATCGTGGGCTCCGAGCGGCGGCGAAAAGCGGCCTCGGTGCCCTCCGAGAAGCGGAGTATACGGAGGGAGGGATTTGGAGAGTTCTGCTTCGCAGATCCTGAAACGTTCAGTGCTCCAGAGAGATAAAGCAGCCGTCAAAGTGCACACGCTGTCTTCAGCAGTATCGGCTTTCAAGTTCTAATCCAGtaaatagaatcacagaataatagaATGTTAAGGCATTGGAAAgaatcttaaagatcatctagtctcaacgccccctgccatgggcagagacacctcccactaggtaaggttgctcaaggccttgtccg carries:
- the TMED7 gene encoding transmembrane emp24 domain-containing protein 7, coding for MPPRGSRGPLPPLLLVAALAACVAQASEITFELPDNAKQCFYEEIAQGTKCTLEFQVITGGHYDVDCRLEDPDGVVLYKEMKKQYDSFTFTASRNGTYKFCFSNEFSTFTHKTVYFDFQVGEDPPLFPSENRVTALTQMESACVSIHEALKSVIDYQTHFRLREAQGRSRAEDLNTRVAYWSIGEAIILLVVSIGQVFLLKSFFSDKRTTTTRVGS